In Desulfosporosinus youngiae DSM 17734, the genomic stretch GGCATCCCTGATCGCATTCTTTTCAAACCGGGACGTCTTAATGAGGAAGAATTTAAAGAAATGCAGCGGCATAGTGAGATCGGACATAGAATTGCTCAGTCCGCCCCCGACCTGATACCTATCGCTGATTTTATCCTGAGGCATCATGAATGGTGGAACGGCCAGGGCTATCCCTTGGGACTCAAAGCAGATAAAATCCCTTTAGAGTGCCGTATATTAGCCATAGCTGATGCTTACGATGCAATGACCAGCAATCGCCCCTACCGGAAAGCCATGACTCAAGAGCAAGCCTTTCAGGAATTAAACAAAAATAAAGGGGTTCAATTTGATCCCCAGCTCGTCCCCATATTTATTGAAGTAATCAGGTGTGATCAATTTGCAATTCAAATGGAGGGCTTTAACTAAATTTTATACTTGATTTATTTGGGACTATTTGGGATATACTAAATAGTCCCAAATATTTTTCGATTTAATAGATTTCCACATATTGTTTAGTGTATAATATTAACTTGTGGAAAAGAACTTAAATGGAGGAAAAAAGTGTCTGAGACGATCGAGGACTTAATCAAGCAAATTGAAGAATTGCGCTCAAAATTGATCAAAGTGAAAGAAGGACGGGCTTACACAGATCCTGAAGTCATAGCTGCAAGTCAAGCATTAGATGAAGTATTGGATAAATATCAAGAGTTATTGCTAGTAATAGAGGCAAATTATAGAGATTTCGATTGGCCTTATTCTTAACGTGATTTAATCGTTATCCAATTGCCTGAATCTGCTCTTGGATGTTTACATAATTCAGAATCTGCTGGTGAACTTGGGCAAGTATTGTCCCGGATTATCCTGTGAGTTATACTAGAAAGCATTAAGGTCAAGTGACAATGTTTAGATGAGGAGGATATTTAAATGTTGAACAATAAAACGGCATTGATTACCGGGGGAGGGACCGGTATCGGAAAAGCTATAGCCTTATTACTGGCTAAGTCGGGAGTTAATATTGCTCTTAATTTTTCCCGTTCAGAAGAAGACGCCTTACAGACCTGCCAAGAGGTCAAGAACTTAGGGGTCCGTTGTTTGACCTATAAAGCAGATGTATCTAAGGATGCTGAGGTTAAAGCAATGGTTAGTCAAGTAACGGCCGATTTTGAAACCCTGGATATCCTGGTCAACAATGCAGGGATGACTCATTTTGTGGAGCATTCAGATCTTGAGGGCATGAAAGATGAGTATTGGGATGATATTTTCGGAGTTAATGTTAAGGGAATGTTTTTCTGTTGCCGGGCGGCTTCTTCTGAGCTTAGGAAAAGCAGAGGGTGCATCGTTAATATCACATCCATAGCAGGGCTTACTGGGTTAGGCAGTTCAATTGCGTACTCTGCTTCTAAAGCGGCGGCTACCAGTGTTACTAAATCCCTGGCCCGGGTTTTGGCTCCTGAGGTGAGAGTTAATGCCGTTGCCCCGGGAATTGTGCAAACCCGCTGGGTTGAGGGGAAGGAAGACCATATCGCCCATCTTGCTGCCGGCACACCCTTAGGAAGGATTGCCCGGCCTGAGGATATCGCGGAAGTAGTCTATTCAATCATAAATCATGCAGGGTTTGTGACTGGACAAACCATAGTGGTTGACGGAGGAAACTTCATTTAGCCTATCTCAGAATTATCCATTGGCCACTCAATGCAGTGGCCTATTATTTTGGAAAGAATAGGTCTAGAGGGAGTTGCCCTTTATACTGTTGATGTAACATGGTATTATGTAAGATAATAGTATATAAAGTGATTTTTTAGGACAATTCAGGAGGCATTAAGCTCTAATGAAGTTAAAACATTTCTTTGAAAGCAGTTTGTTTAAGAAGGGCCTTTCGTTATTACTCTTAATGGGGATAATAATAGGCATTAAACCTATGATGAATTTACTGCTGCTTACGTTTATGTTTTCGTTTATCTTATATGGCATTCAAAATTATATCTTTTTACAAATTGTTAAGTTAATTCCTATCAACCGAAGTGGAATAACTATCGTAATATTTACCTTCCTAGCCTCGGGTATTGTATTTTTTCTATATAAATACATTCCTGTCTTAACAAAGCAGTTAATGTTTATTGGGACTCAACTAAGTAATTTCGATATTAATAATTATGAAGATGCAATTAACCCGCAAATCAGAGAAGCTATCAGTACAAGCATTCAATCCTATGTTGTTGAAGGTGGTACTTATCTGATCCATTCAGTTACGAATATCTGGAAGTTTAGTTTAAATATATTTATAGCTTTGATACTAAGTCTATTCCTTATTTTAGAAAAAGATAAGACCGTGAAGTTTCTAAATAAGTTTGAACATAGTAAGGTTAGTTTTATTTATATTTACTACAAAAAACTCGGGAAAGATTTCGTTAACTCCTTTGCTAAGGTTATGGAAACCCAAATTTTAATTTCATTTATTAATTCTATTTTATCAGCCCTATTTTTAAGCTTGATGGGGTTTCACCAGGTTATAGGGTTAGGATTTATGATTTTCATTCTTGGCTTAATCCCAGTAGCCGGTGTTATGATCTCGTTAATCCCCTTATCAATCATAGCATTTAAGTTAGGCGGAGTCATGAAGATACTATATGTTTTGGGAATGATTGCTGTATTGCACGCAATTGAAGCCTATTTTTTAAACCCCAAGCTTATGTCCATTAAAACGAAATTACCTGTGTTTTTTACATTTGTAGTTTTGCTATTTGCGGAGCATTTTATGGGGGTATGGGGCTTATTGTTTGGAATACCACTGTTTCTTTTCCTATTAGATATACTTGCGG encodes the following:
- a CDS encoding aspartyl-phosphate phosphatase Spo0E family protein; amino-acid sequence: MSETIEDLIKQIEELRSKLIKVKEGRAYTDPEVIAASQALDEVLDKYQELLLVIEANYRDFDWPYS
- a CDS encoding SDR family NAD(P)-dependent oxidoreductase, with product MLNNKTALITGGGTGIGKAIALLLAKSGVNIALNFSRSEEDALQTCQEVKNLGVRCLTYKADVSKDAEVKAMVSQVTADFETLDILVNNAGMTHFVEHSDLEGMKDEYWDDIFGVNVKGMFFCCRAASSELRKSRGCIVNITSIAGLTGLGSSIAYSASKAAATSVTKSLARVLAPEVRVNAVAPGIVQTRWVEGKEDHIAHLAAGTPLGRIARPEDIAEVVYSIINHAGFVTGQTIVVDGGNFI
- a CDS encoding AI-2E family transporter translates to MKLKHFFESSLFKKGLSLLLLMGIIIGIKPMMNLLLLTFMFSFILYGIQNYIFLQIVKLIPINRSGITIVIFTFLASGIVFFLYKYIPVLTKQLMFIGTQLSNFDINNYEDAINPQIREAISTSIQSYVVEGGTYLIHSVTNIWKFSLNIFIALILSLFLILEKDKTVKFLNKFEHSKVSFIYIYYKKLGKDFVNSFAKVMETQILISFINSILSALFLSLMGFHQVIGLGFMIFILGLIPVAGVMISLIPLSIIAFKLGGVMKILYVLGMIAVLHAIEAYFLNPKLMSIKTKLPVFFTFVVLLFAEHFMGVWGLLFGIPLFLFLLDILAVEDPDYS